The DNA region GGGCTGACGGCCGCAGCGCCGGGCGCTCTGTGGGGCGACGAGCATGCTCTGGTGGGGCGACGGGCGTGCGCTGGTGGGGCGACGAGCATGCTCTGGTGGGGCGACGGGCGTGCTCTGTTAAGAAGGGGCCCTTCCTATACACGAGGCGTTAATAAGGTGCCCTTCCTTTCATGCTCGGCGGGGGCGGTAGGTGGTGACCATGGTGGGGAGGCCGCGGCGGACGATGCCGGCCCAGTCGGTGTCGCCGCGCAGCATGGCGGCGGCGGTCTTGCGGACCTGGTCGGCGGTGAAGTGCGGGGGCATCATCAGCTCGGCCGGGTCGACCAGGGCGTTGATGACGGTGGGGCGGTCCGCCTGCAGGGCTCGGTCCCAGGCGTCGTTCACCTGATCCGGGTGGTCGACCAGGTCGCCGCGGAGCCCGAGCACCTCGGCCCAGCGGTGGTACGCGATGTCGGGTAGCTGCTGGCTGTCCGGGAACATCGGGGTGCCCTCGCTGGAGCGCTGTTCCCAGCTGACGAAGGCCAGATCCCGGTTGTTGAGCACCAGCACCACGAACCGGGGGTCGGCCCAGCCCCGCCAGTACTTCGCCACCGTGATCAGTTCGTTGACCCCGTTCATCTGCATCGCCCCGTCCCCGATCAGGGCCACCAGCGGCCGGTCCGGGTGGGCGAACTTCGCGGCCAGGGCGTACGGCATGGCTCCGCCCATGGACAGCAGGGTGCCGGAGAGGCTGGCCAGCATCCCGGGGCGGACCTTGACGTGTCGGGCGTACCAGGCGGTGGTGGTGCCGCAGTCCACGGCGAGTAGCACGTCCTCGGGCAGCCGTTCGCTGAGGCTGGCGAACCACCGTTGCGGGTTGACCGGGTCGGCGTTCTGCTCGGCGAGTTTCCGCTGGGACTGCCGCCAGGCGGCGGTGGCCCCGGCGATGGTCTGTCGCCAGCGGGTCGGCCCGGGGCCGGGGCCCAGTTCGCGCAGCAGGGCCCGCAGGGTGGGTGCGGCGTCCCCGGTCAGGTTCACCTCGGTCGGGTACCGCAGGCCCAGTTGGGTGCCGTCGTGGTCGATCTGCACCCCCCGGGCCTGACCGGGTGGGGGATAGAACTCCGAGTACGGCATGTTGCTGCCGACGATCAGCAGCCGGTCGCACTCGTTCATCAGCTGCCAGCTAGGGCGGGTGCCGAGCAGACCGATCGCCCCGGTCACCCAGGGCTCCCGGTGGTCCACCACGGTGAACCCGAGCAGGGCGGTGGCCACCCCGGCGCCGAGGCGGTGGGCGATCTCGCGTACCTCGGTCTCGGCGCCGATCGCCCCTTGGCCGACCAGCATGGCCACCCGCTCGCCACCGCGCAGCACCTCGGCGGCGTGCCGGATGTCGGCCTCCGGCGGCACGGTCGGGCCGGTGCTGGGCACGCTGCTGGTGTGGTAGAAGCCGTGGGCGTGCGGTGGATCCGGGACGGCGGCCAGGTCCTGCACGTCCAGGGGGAGCACCAACGCGGCGACCGTACGCCGGGCCAGGGCCGTGCGGCAGGCCCGGTCCACCAGGTGCCGTACCTGGGAGGGATGGTCCAGTTGGGCCAGGAAGGCCGCCGCGACGTCCTTGTAGAGGGCCAGCAGGTCCACCTCCTGGTAGTAGCCTCCTCCCTCGGCGGTCGAGGCGGTGTGCCCGACCAGGGCCACCACCGGCTGGTGGTCCAGCTTGGCGTCGTACAGGCCGTTGAGGGCGTGGATGGCCCCCGGCCCGCTGGTGACCAGTACGGCCCCGATCGGCCCGCCGCCGTACTTGACGTGGGCCGAGGCGGCGAAGCCGGCGGTCTCCTCGTGGCGTACCTGGACGAACTGGGTCTGCTGGCCGGTGCGTTGCAGGGCGGAGGTCATGCCGTTGATGCCGTCGCCGGGGTAGCCGAAGTACCGGCGTACCCCCCAGCAGGCCAGTCGCTGCACGATGTGGTCCGCCACGGTGGCGTTGCGGGGCAGGGGCCACGGGTCGGCTGGCACCAGAGTGCCGACATGTCCTGCGCTCACCTGGGCCGCCTCTCGGGTAGTACCGGCGAACGCACATTCCCGGCACCACCCGGACGAAACACCCCGACGTGGGTCAGGTCCGGCGCGGATGGTGGTGAAGAAGGTCCACCGGCCGCCCGGGGACGTACCCGGGCGGTGCGTGAAGTCGGTAACCCCGGCTCACCCCGTCATGGTTCAGGGTCAGGGCATGTTGCCCTGGGCCCGGCGACACGGCGGGGGCCGCCCCCGTCGTCGTGGGTGGCGTTTGCACATCGCCACTACCACACGCCGCGGCCCCCACCACCAGGCAAACCGACACGCACCACCCGAGCAGCCGACGCATGCCGCCCCCTCCCGGCCGTTGGTCTGCCTCACTCTCACCGGCGGGCCGACACCCCGACAACCCTTTCGGCGTACGCCGAAAAGCACCCCGGGTCCCTCCGGCGTACCCGGAAAACGCTTGCCCCCCCTCGGCGTACGCCCGGAACTGCTGGCAACCTTGAGGGGTGATCTCCCTGCGGCTCACTGCGGCGGACCTGACCCGGATCCGGTTCGGTAGCCGTCCACATCCGGTCGGCAACACGATCCTGGCCAGCCAGGCCCTGCGGGATCCGGTGGTGGCCGCGCGGATGCCGGAGATGGCCGCCCGTGCCCAGGCCGCCTCGGCGAGCACCGCCGCCCTGCGCCACCTGCTGCCGGCCCGGGGCCTGCTGCCCGACTTCCTCACCCCGGTGCAGGGGATCGAGTCGGTGGCCGCCGGCATCGAGACCATCCGGGCCACCCCGCGTCGCCAGATCACCGCAGAGCTCACCGAGACGTACGCCAAACTGCCGCCCAGCCTGTGGCGGCGGCGGTTCGTGTCGGCCGACCCGGAGATGCTGGATCTGCTGATGACGGCGGTGGACCACTACTTCGACGCCGTGCTCGCCCCGGCCTGGTCGCACCTGACCGCGGCCCACCGGGCGCATGTCGACCTGCGGGCCCGCACCTACGCCCGATCCGGAGTGGACGGCCTGCTCAACGAACTGCACCCGGCGATCCGGTGGCGTCCGCCGATCCTGGAGATCGACAGTTGGTGGAGCGCGGAGCTGACCGGAAACGGTGAGGGCATCCTGCTCATCCCCGGTCCACTGGCCGGTCTGCGCCCCCGGGTGCTGGTCCGAACCGGACAGCCGGTGCTGCTGGTGTACCCGGTCATCGCCCCGCCCGAACCCCCACCGACCAGGACGGACCCCCTGGCCCAACTGCTCGGCGGCACCCGGGCGGCCGTGCTGCGCCGACTGGCCGAACCCGGCCGGCACACCACCACGGCGGTGGGTCGACACCTCGGCATCAGCGTCTCCTCGGCCTCCGAACACGCCGCCGCGCTGCGGGCCGCCGGGCTGATCACCAGCGAACGTCTCGGCGGCGCCAAGGTGCACCGGCTGACCCCCCTCGGCATCCACCTGCTAGCCGGTGACAGCCGTCCGCCGGGCGGGTAGCGGGCACCTCACCCGGATGGGTGACACTCGGAACATGTCGCTCAGCGCGCAGGACGTGGAACTGTTCGAGGGGGCCAGGGGTCGGCTGGAGGCGGTGGCCTACCGCCTGCTCGGCTCGGCCGGGGACGCCGAGGACATGGTCCAGGAGACCTTCCTGCGCTGGCAGGCCGCCGACCGCGCCCGGATCGAGCAGCCCGTGGCGTGGCTGACCAAGGTGCTCACCAACCTGTGCCTCAACCAGCTCACCTCGGCCCGGGCCCGGCGGGAGAGCTACGTGGGCATGTGGCTGCCGGAGCCCCTGCTGGCCGGGGACCGGATGCTCGGCCCGGTGGACACCGTGGAGCAGCGGGAATCGGTGTCCCTGGCGGTGCTGACCCTGATGGAGCGGCTGTCGGCCAATGAACGCGCCGTGTACGTGCTGCGGGCCGCCTTCGGCTACCCGCACGCGGAGATCGCCGAGATCCTCGACCTCACCGAGGCCAACTGTCAGCAGCTCTACCGGCGGGCCAAGCAGCACCTGGCCGCCGGTCGCCACCGCGTCCAGGTCGACCAGACCGCCGCCCGCAACATCGTGGCGGAGTTCCTGGCTGCCGCGAACAGTGGTCAGACCACACGGCTGGTCGAGTTGCTGACCGAGGACGCGGTGAGCGTCGGTGACGGTGGTGGGAAGGTCCCCGCCCGGTCCACCCCGGTCGTCGGTGCGCTGGCGGTGGCCAGGTTGCTGCGCGGACTCTTCCAGGCCGTCGACCTGCGGCGGAAGGTGCTCGGGGGATCCGCCACCATGTACGCCGAGATCGTCAACGGCGAACCGGCCGTGGTGGTCGTCGTCGGCGACCGGATCGTCGGGGTACTGGCGCTGGAGGTGACCCCCGAGGGGGTGGCGGCCGTGCGCGCCCAGGCCAACCCCGACAAGCTGGCCCGCATCACCCGGCTCTGGTCGGCCAGCCCCCCGGCCGAACCCGTCCTGGACCGGTGGTGACCGGGACCACACCCGATCCCTGTCAGCAATCGCCGGGCTGCCCGGTTCAGAAGGCGTACGCCGACGACCGGCCCCCAGCGGCCGGCGCGGCACCGCCCGCAGACAGGGAGTGGGAGCATGACCCATCGCATCGTCGTCCTCGGTGCCGGTTACGCCGGGGCGATCGCCGCAGGTCGCCTGGCCCGGCGACTGCACCCCGACCAGACCGAGATCACCGTCGTCAACGCCGCCGCCGACTTCGTCGAGCGGGTCCGCCTGCACCAACTCGCCGTCGGGGCGGATCTAGCCGTCCGTCCGCTGCGGGACCTCTACACCGGCACCGGGGTACGGGTCCGACTGGCCCGGGTCACCGGGGTCGATGTCGACCGCAGGATCGTCACCCTAGCCGAGGCCGACACCTCGTCCGAGATCGGCTACGACACCCTCGTCTACGCCCTGGGCAGCACCGCCGCCGAGCACCCCGGCGGCGCCGACCACGCCTACGACGTGGCCGGCGCCCAGTCCGCGCAGCGGCTGCGTGAACGCCTGGCCGCCCTGGAGGCGGGCGGCCGGGTACTGGTCGTCGGTGGGGGCCTCACCGGCCTGGAAGCGGCCACCGAGATCGCCGAGGCCCGACCTGACCTGCACGTCGCGCTCGCCACCCGGGGCGGCCTGGGTGACTGGCTGGACGAGGGGGCCCGCCGCCACCTGCGGAAGGTGTGCGACCGGCTGGGCATCACCGTCCACGAGCACACCGACATCACCGAGGTCCGGGCCACCGGCGCGGTCACCGGCACCGAGGGGCTCATCCCGGCCCAGGTGACCGTCTGGTGCGCCGGCTTCGCCGTACCCTCTCTGGTCGCCGGCATGGCCGTGCGGACCGCACCCACCGGGCAGATCCTCGTGGACGCCACCATGCGCTCGGTGTCGCACCCCGAGGTGTACGCCATCGGCGACGCCGCCTGCGCCGAGGGGCCGGGCGGCAGGCCGCTGCGGATGTCCTGCGCCTCCGGAGTCCCGATGGCCTGGCAGGCGGCGGACGCCATCGCGGCCCGGTTGACCGGTCGGCCGGTGCCCAGGATGTCGATCCGCTACTACAACCAGTGCATCAGCCTCGGCCGACGGGACGGCATCACCCAGTGGGTGACCGCCGACGACCGGGCCAGGGGGGTGCACTTCCGGGGCTGGTGGGCCGCCCGCTACAAGGAACTCGTCTGTCGGGGCGCGGCCTGGGGGGTGTCCCACCCGACGCTCATGCTGCCGACCCGTCGCCGTCGCCTCAGCCCGGCCATCGAACCCCGCCACGCCCGTCCACCGGCCCTCGAGGCCAAGGAAATTTGAGTAGGGTGTGCCGCACGGGCGGCCCGGGCAGCACGTGGTAGCTGGTCCACCAGGGTGAGTCCCCCGGAGATCATGACCACGACGACACGCGATTGGGCGGCCTGAGAATGGGACCTCTGCGATACTCCATCAATCTCACGGTGGACGGATGCAGCGATCACCTGGCGGTGGAACCCGACGAGGAACTGCACCGCCACCACATGGAGAACCTCACCCGGGCCGATGCCCTGCTGTTCGGTCGGGTGATCTACGAGATGATGGAGCAGGCGTGGCGGCCGTCCGCTGCGGCGGTGTCCAGGCCGGAGTGGACGGAACCCTTCGCACGGACCATCGACGCGGCGAAGAAGTACGTCGTGTCGAGCACCCTGGAGCGGGTCGACTGGAACGCCGAGCTGGTGCGGGGAGATCTGCGTACCGCCGTAGAGCAGATCAAGGAGCGGTGCCCCGGCGGGGTGTTCGTCTCCGGGGTGCAGCTTCCGACGACCCTGGCCGAGCTGGGGCTGATCGACGAGTACGAGTTCGTGGTGCATCCCCGGATCGCGGGTCGCGGGCCGCGACTGTTCGAGGGGCTGGCGAAACATGTCGACCTGAAGCTGGTCGGCCGGTCCGAGTTGGCCTCCGGAGCGGCGGTGATACGGTACGCCCCGGCCTAGGTGACGACGCTCGTCCAGGCCACCCGCAACGACAACGACCCGGCCAGGCTTCTCGCGCCTGGCCGGGTCGGTCGTGTCTGACTAGGCTGATCTGCGGTACCGGTCAGTGCCGTTTGGCCAGTTCGAGGAAGGACCGCCAGGCGGTGGGGTCGAAGGCGAGCACCGGCCCGGCCGGGTCCTTGCTGTCGCGTACGGCAACCACGCCCACCAGATTGTCAGCCACCTCGACACAGTCTCCGCCGGAGGAATTGCTGCGGGTGGCCTTCCGCCAACGGGCGTCACTGAGGTCCATGCTGGCTCTCAACTTCCTTGATGAGGTCGATGGAGAGGTCTTCGGGAAGGGCGACCGTCCGCACACCCTCCCATTTGCCGAGAAGCTTAAGCACCTTCTCGTCGGTGTCAGCCGCCTCGCCGCCGAGCTGGCTGTCCAGGTGCCCGATCCAGGTGCCGTCGGGCAGCATGGCGAGCAGCAGTGGCCCGTCCAGGCCGACGTGCAGGCCGGTGCGGGCCGGGATGATGTGGATGTGGACGTGCGGTAGCTCGGTCATCCGCAGCAGATGCGCCAGTTGCTCGGCCATGATGGCGTTGGTGCGGCGTAGCGCCGCCTCGTCGATCACCGCGAAGACCTGAGGTGGGCGCTCGCGGCGCAGGATCTCCTGGCGTTCCAGTCGGGCCGCCACCTGCTGCTCGATCTCCTGCTCGGGGCAGGTGTCGTCAAACCGCAGCACCGCCCGCGCGTAGTTCTCGGTCTGAAAGAGACCCGGAATCAGGGTCGGATTGAAGTAGCGCAGTTGTTTGGCGGCGCGTTCGGCTTTCAGCCAGGGCATGAACCAGGCGGGTTGGCTGTCCTGCTGGGCGGTACGCAGCAGAGACTCGAAGAGACCGCCGGTTTCCAGGATCTCGTCCGCGCGGCGGGCGTAGGGCAGGTCCACCGGGCGGGTGCCGGTCTCCACGGCGGACACTGTGGAGGCGGAGTAGTTCGTGCGTTTGCCGAACTCCTCCTGGTTCATGCCGGCCAGGGCCCGCTGCTTGCGTAGCTGGACCCGGATCAGATCCACGCTCTGTTCACCTTCCACCGCACCCCCAGGGGCCTCGTCAAGATCGCCAACTGTCGCCGAGTGGTGGCCGTGATCCACGCAGTGTCACCGCGGTCAGGCTCGATGCGTTCCGAGGGTAGCGGTGTGATCAGCAGACTGTCACGTAAGCGGATCCGCTCCCATCCAGCAGGGACGGGGCGGGTTCTGCCCCGGGGCCGCCCCGCGCCTTCCCCCCCCCCCCCCCCCGCGTCGGGGTGGCCCCGGTTCCATCGCTCGCTCTGGGTGCGTTTGTTGCTGCCAGGGCGACAAGAAACGCACCCAAAGATGCCGGCCCTGGGAGGTCATAGGTGATCACCACGCGGTTGCCGGGGGCGGGCCGTGGGCCGTACCCGGATCGTCCTCGGCGGGTCGGCGCGGACCCGCCGCACACCCCGCTGCGTCCGATGTGGTGCTGCCGGGCCTGCGGGCAGCCGTGGCCGTGTGCCACCGCGCGGCTGTTGCTGCACACGGAGTACGCCCACAACCGCACCGGCCTGTCGATCTACCTGGCCGGGCTGATGTACGAGGCCATGCGCGATCTGTACCACCTCAACCCGCACGACGGCCCGGACCCGACGAGCCTGTTCAACCGGTTCCTCGGCTGGGGATCGCCGCGTGGTCCGGGGCCTGGAGGGAGTCGATGATCAGGCGTTCGACCTCCGCCCAGGTGGGTGTGGGGTGACCGTAGTCGGGGACCGGGCGGCGCTGGGGGCCGAAGAAGTACTGGTGCTCGACGGTGCCCTGGATCGCGGCGTGCACCTCGGGATGGTCGTCGACGAAGTGGGTGAGGGTCAGGTCCAGGCAGTGGGACCGCTTGTCGGCCCGAGCCCGGCAGAACCGGACCTGCCGGGGGTCGACCCCGGTGCGGGTGTAGAAGTCGTGCGCGGCCAGCCAGCGCAGGGTACGGGCCTGCACCCGGGGGCCGCACTTGGAGATCAGCCAGACCCGGCCGTCGAAGTGGGGGACCAGTCGGGCGATGGTCGCCACCGCCTCGGGTACCTCGGGGGTGGCCAGCATGGCCGCCTCGTCGCCGCTGAAGAAGGCGGTGTCGTCGCCGCTGGGATGGGCGGAGCCGTCGATGATGACCCGGCCGATGTCGATGCCGAGTCGGGGAAGGTGCGCGTTCATGTGGCCCAGCATCGGCGGCATCGGGCGTACGCAGAACTATTGTTCTTTCGCCCATCTATAGTGTGGCGTTATGACTGGGCGGGAGTTGCTGGAGGCCGACGCCCTCCGGTCGTTCGCGGTCTTCGCCGAGCACCGCAACTTCACGACCGCCGCGGCGGCGCTGCACATCAGCCAACCCGCCCTGCATGTGAAGATCCGCAAGCTGGCCACGGCCCTCGACGTGGAGCTGTACGAACGCGAGGGTCGGCGGCTCAGCCTGACCGCCGCCGGGGAGCGCCTGGCCGCGTACGCCCTGGATTGTCGGCGGCGGGCCGACGAGTTCCTGCGGGAACTGCACCACGATTCGACCCCCACCCTGACCATCGCGGCAGGTCGGGGCGCGCTGCGTTGGGTGATCGGCGAGGCGATCCGGCAGGTGGGCCGGCAGGGACGTCGGGTCAATGTGATCACCGCCGACCGGGATGCCGCGCTGGCGGCCCTGCGCGCAGGGCGGGCCGATCTGGCGGTCATCGCCCACGATCCGCCTACCCGGCAGGTCGAGGCTACCCAGATCGCCGCGTACCGGCAGGTGCTCGTGGTCGACGAGCGACACCCCCTGGCGGAGCGTCGGGCGGTCCGGCTGCGCGACCTGGACGGTCTGGACCTGGTGGTACCCCCGGCCGACCGACCGCACCGGCGGGCGCTGACCCGGGCCCTGCTCGACGCGGGCGTACGGTGGCAGGTCGCCGCCGAGGTGGACGGCTGGGACCTGCTGGTGCACCTGGCCGGGTTGGGGGTCGGCGCCACCGTGGTCAACGGGTGTGTCGAACTGCCCGACGGGCTGCGTGCCGTGCCGATCCACGGCCTGCCGCAGATCCGTTACTGGGCCACCTGGCGGCTTCCCCGTGCAGAGCTGGTGGGCGACTTTTTGGGCCAGTTCCCGCCGGTGGCCGAGCGGGCACCCCGGTGACCGGGCGGCTCACCTCGACGAGCAGGTTCCTGGCGTACGTGCTGCGGCATCGCCCGGAGGCGGTCGGGATCACCCTGGACGAGGCCGGCTGGGTGGCGGTGCAGGAGCTGCTGGCCGCGTTGGCCCGGCACGGTCGACCGGTCACCGTGGAGTTGCTGGACCACCTGGTCACCGGTACCGACAAGCAACGTTTCGAGATCCGCGCGGGTCGGATCCGGGCCGCCCAGGGCCACAGCGTCGCGGTGGACCTGCAACTGGCACCGCAGGTGCCGCCGCAGGTGCTCTATCACGGTACGGTGGCCCGTTTCCTGCCCCGCATCCGTGTCGAGGGACTGGCGCCGGGTGAGCGTACCCATGTGCATCTGTCTGCGGACGCGGAGACCGCGGCCCGGGTCGGTGCCCGCCGGGGCGAACCGGTCGTGCTGCGGGTCGACGCCGCCGGTATGCACCGTGTCGGCCTGGTCTTCTACCGGGCCGCCAACGGGGTCTGGCTGACCGCCCAGGTGCCGCCGGATTTCCTGGCCTGATCGCCACCGGTCCGTCGACTCAAGACATCCAAATGTCTTGATATGTTATCGCTCACACGATACCTTCCGAGCGGGAGCCGGGCACGTTCTCGACGCGTCCCCGCCGGTCCGGGATCCCGGCGAGTGGGCGAGACCGCGATGCCGACCGACGGGCTACGCGGATCCTGACCGGGCGCCGCCGAACCGATCACGGTCGCCCCGGGGTCCGCGGTGGGCAGCCCGTGCCCGACCGGTACGCGGAGCAGGGCTCATCCACCACCACCCACGGTGCAGTGGCACCTTCCGCGCGTCCGGTGCGACGCGAGATGGAGCAACAAGATGGTGAGATCCAGATCGATCTTCGGGCCCGCCGCGATCGCGGCGTTGCTCGTGCTGAGCGTGGGCGGGGTGGCGATGGCCACCGGCCCCAGCGCGACCGCCTCGACCACCGAGGTCGGCACCCAGGCGGCCACGGCGGGCTGCGGTCGGGCCCCCGGGCTCAACAGCGGCACCCACACGATCCAGAGCAACGGCAAGAGTCGCAGCTACATCCTGCGGATCCCGGCCAACTACAACAACAACCACCCCTACCGGCTGGTGCTCGGCTTCCACTGGCGCGGCGGCTCGGCCGTCGACGTGGACACCGGGCAGACGGTGCAGCGGGACGCCTGGTCGTACTACGGGCTGCGGCAACTGGCCGACAACAGCACCATCTTCGTGGCCCCGCAGGGGCTCAACGCCGGCTGGGCCAACTCCGGCGGCGAGGACGTGACCTTCGTCGACGACCTGCTGCGGCAGGTGGAGGCGAACCTCTGCGTGGAGACCACCCAACGCTTCGCCCTGGGCTTCAGCTGGGGCGGCGGGATGAGCTACGCCCTGGCCTGCGCCCGGCCCAACGTGTTCCGCGCGGTCGCGGTGTACGCCGGTGGCCTGATCAGCGGATGCAGCGGCGGCAACGGTCGGATCGCCTACTTCGGCGCCCACGGCATTCGGGACAACGTCCTCGGCATCTCCGGTGGACGGTCGCTGCGTGACCGGTTCGTCAACAACAACGGGTGCACCCCGCAGAATCCGCCCG from Micromonospora sp. NBC_01739 includes:
- a CDS encoding thiamine pyrophosphate-requiring protein, with translation MSAGHVGTLVPADPWPLPRNATVADHIVQRLACWGVRRYFGYPGDGINGMTSALQRTGQQTQFVQVRHEETAGFAASAHVKYGGGPIGAVLVTSGPGAIHALNGLYDAKLDHQPVVALVGHTASTAEGGGYYQEVDLLALYKDVAAAFLAQLDHPSQVRHLVDRACRTALARRTVAALVLPLDVQDLAAVPDPPHAHGFYHTSSVPSTGPTVPPEADIRHAAEVLRGGERVAMLVGQGAIGAETEVREIAHRLGAGVATALLGFTVVDHREPWVTGAIGLLGTRPSWQLMNECDRLLIVGSNMPYSEFYPPPGQARGVQIDHDGTQLGLRYPTEVNLTGDAAPTLRALLRELGPGPGPTRWRQTIAGATAAWRQSQRKLAEQNADPVNPQRWFASLSERLPEDVLLAVDCGTTTAWYARHVKVRPGMLASLSGTLLSMGGAMPYALAAKFAHPDRPLVALIGDGAMQMNGVNELITVAKYWRGWADPRFVVLVLNNRDLAFVSWEQRSSEGTPMFPDSQQLPDIAYHRWAEVLGLRGDLVDHPDQVNDAWDRALQADRPTVINALVDPAELMMPPHFTADQVRKTAAAMLRGDTDWAGIVRRGLPTMVTTYRPRRA
- a CDS encoding ArsR/SmtB family transcription factor yields the protein MISLRLTAADLTRIRFGSRPHPVGNTILASQALRDPVVAARMPEMAARAQAASASTAALRHLLPARGLLPDFLTPVQGIESVAAGIETIRATPRRQITAELTETYAKLPPSLWRRRFVSADPEMLDLLMTAVDHYFDAVLAPAWSHLTAAHRAHVDLRARTYARSGVDGLLNELHPAIRWRPPILEIDSWWSAELTGNGEGILLIPGPLAGLRPRVLVRTGQPVLLVYPVIAPPEPPPTRTDPLAQLLGGTRAAVLRRLAEPGRHTTTAVGRHLGISVSSASEHAAALRAAGLITSERLGGAKVHRLTPLGIHLLAGDSRPPGG
- a CDS encoding RNA polymerase sigma-70 factor, coding for MSLSAQDVELFEGARGRLEAVAYRLLGSAGDAEDMVQETFLRWQAADRARIEQPVAWLTKVLTNLCLNQLTSARARRESYVGMWLPEPLLAGDRMLGPVDTVEQRESVSLAVLTLMERLSANERAVYVLRAAFGYPHAEIAEILDLTEANCQQLYRRAKQHLAAGRHRVQVDQTAARNIVAEFLAAANSGQTTRLVELLTEDAVSVGDGGGKVPARSTPVVGALAVARLLRGLFQAVDLRRKVLGGSATMYAEIVNGEPAVVVVVGDRIVGVLALEVTPEGVAAVRAQANPDKLARITRLWSASPPAEPVLDRW
- a CDS encoding NAD(P)/FAD-dependent oxidoreductase — encoded protein: MTHRIVVLGAGYAGAIAAGRLARRLHPDQTEITVVNAAADFVERVRLHQLAVGADLAVRPLRDLYTGTGVRVRLARVTGVDVDRRIVTLAEADTSSEIGYDTLVYALGSTAAEHPGGADHAYDVAGAQSAQRLRERLAALEAGGRVLVVGGGLTGLEAATEIAEARPDLHVALATRGGLGDWLDEGARRHLRKVCDRLGITVHEHTDITEVRATGAVTGTEGLIPAQVTVWCAGFAVPSLVAGMAVRTAPTGQILVDATMRSVSHPEVYAIGDAACAEGPGGRPLRMSCASGVPMAWQAADAIAARLTGRPVPRMSIRYYNQCISLGRRDGITQWVTADDRARGVHFRGWWAARYKELVCRGAAWGVSHPTLMLPTRRRRLSPAIEPRHARPPALEAKEI
- a CDS encoding dihydrofolate reductase family protein, which encodes MGPLRYSINLTVDGCSDHLAVEPDEELHRHHMENLTRADALLFGRVIYEMMEQAWRPSAAAVSRPEWTEPFARTIDAAKKYVVSSTLERVDWNAELVRGDLRTAVEQIKERCPGGVFVSGVQLPTTLAELGLIDEYEFVVHPRIAGRGPRLFEGLAKHVDLKLVGRSELASGAAVIRYAPA
- a CDS encoding DUF397 domain-containing protein, translating into MDLSDARWRKATRSNSSGGDCVEVADNLVGVVAVRDSKDPAGPVLAFDPTAWRSFLELAKRH
- a CDS encoding helix-turn-helix domain-containing protein, producing MEGEQSVDLIRVQLRKQRALAGMNQEEFGKRTNYSASTVSAVETGTRPVDLPYARRADEILETGGLFESLLRTAQQDSQPAWFMPWLKAERAAKQLRYFNPTLIPGLFQTENYARAVLRFDDTCPEQEIEQQVAARLERQEILRRERPPQVFAVIDEAALRRTNAIMAEQLAHLLRMTELPHVHIHIIPARTGLHVGLDGPLLLAMLPDGTWIGHLDSQLGGEAADTDEKVLKLLGKWEGVRTVALPEDLSIDLIKEVESQHGPQ
- a CDS encoding LysR family transcriptional regulator, producing the protein MTGRELLEADALRSFAVFAEHRNFTTAAAALHISQPALHVKIRKLATALDVELYEREGRRLSLTAAGERLAAYALDCRRRADEFLRELHHDSTPTLTIAAGRGALRWVIGEAIRQVGRQGRRVNVITADRDAALAALRAGRADLAVIAHDPPTRQVEATQIAAYRQVLVVDERHPLAERRAVRLRDLDGLDLVVPPADRPHRRALTRALLDAGVRWQVAAEVDGWDLLVHLAGLGVGATVVNGCVELPDGLRAVPIHGLPQIRYWATWRLPRAELVGDFLGQFPPVAERAPR
- a CDS encoding RNA 2'-phosphotransferase encodes the protein MTGRLTSTSRFLAYVLRHRPEAVGITLDEAGWVAVQELLAALARHGRPVTVELLDHLVTGTDKQRFEIRAGRIRAAQGHSVAVDLQLAPQVPPQVLYHGTVARFLPRIRVEGLAPGERTHVHLSADAETAARVGARRGEPVVLRVDAAGMHRVGLVFYRAANGVWLTAQVPPDFLA
- a CDS encoding cellulose binding domain-containing protein, with translation MVRSRSIFGPAAIAALLVLSVGGVAMATGPSATASTTEVGTQAATAGCGRAPGLNSGTHTIQSNGKSRSYILRIPANYNNNHPYRLVLGFHWRGGSAVDVDTGQTVQRDAWSYYGLRQLADNSTIFVAPQGLNAGWANSGGEDVTFVDDLLRQVEANLCVETTQRFALGFSWGGGMSYALACARPNVFRAVAVYAGGLISGCSGGNGRIAYFGAHGIRDNVLGISGGRSLRDRFVNNNGCTPQNPPEPSQGSLTHRTTTYSGCAAGYPVVWAAFDEGHIAAPQDGAPGDSGSRTWLPAETWRFFTQFGSSTPPPPDPTTPPPGPTTPPPGPTTPPPGGGACRVAVAVNAWNNGLTQDLTITNTGGSAINGWSLVFTLPGGQNITGGWNASYSPTSGQVTARNVSYNGSIAPGASVAIGFQATHTGNSARPSSYTLNGATCTIA